In Phycisphaerales bacterium, a genomic segment contains:
- the trpE gene encoding anthranilate synthase component I, giving the protein MTLPDRGTFRELAGRGNLVPLVRRVFSDQLTPVLGYRRLVAADERTAPSFLLESVENGDKQGRYSFFGAQPSVEVIARQHEVTIEDHLTGAVRTERLDDPLDVPRAISAGLRPVMHGDLPGAFCGGWVGYAGYDSVRYVEEGKLPFDGAPDDDRGLPDLHLGLYETVAVFDHARKMVYAVRWVRVGDQTRVDAAYDAGVAALDRFVERLQTHSVPLPAGSIAMNLAQRGAAAIQSNMTQAQFEAAVERAREYILAGDIFQVVLSQRFERQTAADPFEIYRALRIVNPSPYMIYLQARGAILVASSPEILCRVHERCVVNRPLAGTRKRGATEEEDLALERELLADEKERAEHIMLVDLGRNDVGRVANKGSVSIDRMMEIERYSHVMHISSTVTGTLADGLDSWAALRAALPVGTISGAPKVRAMQIIDELEPTRRGPYGGGIGVVSFDDQMDIALALRTMVVPVQEHHGERWMVHLQAGAGIVADSNPSSEYEETVSKAAALARAIDLAEAAFGS; this is encoded by the coding sequence ATGACGTTGCCGGATCGGGGGACATTTCGGGAACTGGCCGGGCGGGGCAATCTGGTGCCGCTGGTGCGGCGGGTGTTTTCTGATCAGCTCACGCCGGTGCTGGGGTATCGGCGGCTGGTGGCGGCCGACGAGCGGACGGCGCCGAGTTTCCTGCTCGAGTCGGTCGAGAATGGCGACAAGCAGGGGCGGTACTCGTTTTTCGGGGCCCAGCCGAGCGTGGAGGTCATCGCGCGGCAGCATGAGGTGACGATCGAGGATCATCTGACGGGGGCGGTGCGAACCGAGCGGCTTGACGATCCGCTGGATGTGCCGCGCGCGATCAGTGCGGGGCTGCGGCCGGTGATGCACGGCGATCTGCCGGGCGCGTTCTGCGGCGGGTGGGTCGGGTATGCGGGCTATGACAGCGTGCGCTACGTCGAGGAAGGCAAGTTGCCCTTTGATGGCGCGCCGGATGATGATCGCGGCCTGCCGGATCTGCACCTCGGGCTGTATGAGACGGTGGCGGTGTTTGATCACGCACGGAAGATGGTGTACGCAGTGCGCTGGGTGCGGGTGGGAGACCAAACGCGCGTGGATGCGGCGTACGACGCGGGGGTGGCGGCGCTGGATCGGTTCGTCGAACGGTTGCAGACGCACAGTGTGCCGCTGCCGGCCGGGTCGATCGCGATGAATCTGGCGCAGCGCGGGGCGGCGGCGATCCAGTCGAACATGACGCAGGCGCAATTCGAGGCGGCAGTGGAGCGGGCCAGGGAGTACATCCTCGCCGGCGACATCTTCCAGGTCGTGCTCAGCCAGCGCTTCGAGCGGCAGACGGCGGCGGACCCGTTCGAGATCTACCGCGCCCTGCGCATCGTCAACCCCAGCCCGTACATGATCTACCTGCAGGCGCGCGGGGCGATCCTCGTCGCGTCGAGTCCGGAGATTCTGTGCCGCGTGCATGAGCGGTGCGTGGTGAATCGGCCACTGGCGGGGACGCGCAAGCGCGGGGCAACGGAGGAGGAAGATCTGGCGCTGGAGCGCGAGCTGCTTGCCGATGAGAAGGAACGTGCTGAGCACATCATGCTCGTCGATCTCGGGCGCAACGACGTGGGCCGGGTGGCGAACAAGGGCAGTGTATCGATCGATCGGATGATGGAGATCGAGCGCTACAGCCACGTGATGCACATCTCTTCGACGGTGACGGGCACGCTGGCGGATGGGCTCGACTCGTGGGCGGCGCTGCGGGCGGCTCTGCCGGTGGGCACCATCAGCGGCGCGCCCAAGGTGCGGGCGATGCAGATCATCGATGAACTCGAGCCGACGCGGCGCGGGCCGTATGGCGGGGGCATCGGCGTGGTCTCATTCGACGACCAGATGGACATCGCTCTGGCGCTGCGGACGATGGTCGTGCCGGTGCAGGAGCATCACGGCGAAAGGTGGATGGTCCACCTGCAGGCCGGGGCGGGGATCGTGGCGGACTCGAACCCGAGCAGTGAGTACGAGGAAACGGTGAGCAAGGCGGCGGCGCTGGCGCGGGCGATCGACCTGGCCGAAGCGGCGTTTGGGTCTTGA